One window of Neisseria subflava genomic DNA carries:
- the putP gene encoding sodium/proline symporter PutP: MNPMYITFAIYLVAVLLIGLAAYFSTRNFDDYILGGRSLGPFVTAMSAGASDMSGWLLMGLPGAIYLSGLNEAWIAIGLIVGAYLNWLLVAGRLRVHTEYANNALTLPDYFFHRFGAGGHLMKVVSALIILFFFTIYCASGIVAGATLFQSLFHGMSYTQAMWLGAGATIAYTFLGGFLAVSWTDTLQASLMIFALVLTPVMVYLGLGGADQMNAAIQQVAASTGKEYGSLFAGTTFIGIISTAAWGLGYFGQPHILARFMAAESAKSLVSARRIGMTWMILCMAGAVAVGYFGIAYFGANPAHVDEMNGNHERIFIALATLLFNPWIAGIILSAILAAVMSTLSCQLLVCSSAITEDFYKGFLRKKAQQAELVWIGRLMVLAIAVISILIASDPNSKVLGLVAYAWAGFGAAFGPVVILSVLWKRITAYGALSGMIAGALTVVVWAEWIKKPALAAQETGFATVYEIVPGFIICTLVIVLVSLIDKKPSRELQERFEKADAEYRASK; this comes from the coding sequence ATGAATCCCATGTATATCACTTTCGCGATCTATTTGGTCGCCGTATTACTGATCGGCCTCGCCGCCTATTTTTCAACACGAAACTTCGACGACTACATTCTCGGCGGCCGCAGCTTAGGTCCGTTCGTGACCGCGATGTCTGCCGGTGCTTCCGATATGTCAGGTTGGCTTTTGATGGGCTTGCCAGGTGCCATTTACCTGAGCGGTTTGAATGAAGCTTGGATTGCCATTGGTCTGATTGTGGGTGCATACCTCAACTGGCTGTTGGTTGCAGGCCGTCTGCGCGTACATACCGAATACGCCAACAACGCGCTGACGCTTCCTGATTACTTCTTCCACCGCTTCGGTGCCGGCGGTCACTTGATGAAAGTGGTTTCTGCACTGATTATCTTGTTCTTCTTCACTATTTACTGTGCTTCAGGCATCGTAGCCGGTGCTACCCTATTCCAAAGCCTGTTCCACGGTATGTCTTACACTCAAGCTATGTGGTTGGGTGCCGGCGCGACCATCGCCTACACTTTCTTGGGCGGTTTCTTGGCCGTAAGCTGGACCGATACCCTGCAAGCTTCTTTGATGATTTTTGCATTAGTACTGACTCCTGTAATGGTGTACTTGGGTTTGGGCGGTGCAGATCAAATGAACGCTGCCATCCAACAAGTTGCCGCTTCTACCGGTAAGGAATACGGCAGCCTGTTTGCCGGTACTACTTTTATCGGCATTATCTCTACCGCCGCTTGGGGCTTAGGCTATTTCGGCCAACCACACATTTTGGCCCGTTTCATGGCTGCTGAAAGCGCTAAATCTCTGGTTTCAGCACGCCGTATCGGTATGACTTGGATGATTCTGTGTATGGCCGGTGCCGTGGCTGTCGGCTACTTCGGTATCGCTTACTTCGGTGCCAACCCTGCCCACGTTGATGAAATGAACGGCAACCACGAACGTATCTTCATCGCTTTGGCCACCCTGCTCTTCAACCCTTGGATTGCCGGTATCATCTTGAGCGCGATTCTCGCCGCCGTAATGTCCACCCTGTCTTGCCAATTGTTGGTTTGCTCCAGCGCGATTACCGAAGACTTCTACAAAGGCTTCCTGCGTAAAAAAGCACAACAAGCCGAGTTGGTATGGATTGGCCGTCTGATGGTTTTGGCGATTGCCGTGATTTCCATCCTGATTGCTTCTGATCCTAACAGCAAAGTATTGGGCTTGGTGGCTTACGCATGGGCAGGTTTTGGTGCCGCATTCGGTCCGGTTGTTATCCTGTCTGTACTGTGGAAACGCATTACTGCCTACGGCGCACTCTCCGGCATGATTGCAGGTGCACTGACTGTAGTAGTTTGGGCCGAGTGGATCAAAAAACCTGCTTTGGCCGCACAAGAAACAGGTTTCGCTACTGTCTATGAAATCGTTCCTGGCTTTATCATTTGCACACTCGTGATTGTTTTGGTGTCCCTGATCGACAAAAAACCTTCACGCGAATTACAAGAACGCTTTGAAAAAGCAGACGCGGAATACCGCGCCTCTAAATAA
- the nhaC gene encoding Na+/H+ antiporter NhaC: MFAFKSLLNMPRFEAIAVALALVAAMGYTIISLEWLPHMSIVTAIVVLLLYGLMRGLKYQDMQNGMIGAVGQGMGAIYLFFFIGLMVSALMMSGAIPTLMYYGFGLISPTYFYFSAFALCSIIGISIGSSLTTCATVGVAFMGMAAAFHADMAMTAGAIVSGAFFGDKMSPLSDTTGISASIVGIDLFEHIKNMMYTTVPAWLISAALMLWLLPNVAAHDMNSVEAFRAQLEATGLVHAYSLIPFALLVVLALMRVNAIVAMLFTVVVALIVTYFHSTPDLKQLGAWFYSGYKLEGEAFKDIARLISRGGLESMFFTQTIVILGMSLGGLLFSIGVIPSLLEAIRAFLTNAGRATFSVAMTSVGVNFLIGEQYLSILLSGETFKPVYDKLGLHSRNLARTLEDAGTVINPLVPWSVCGVFISHALGVPVWEYLPYAFFCYLSLALTLVFGWTGLTLSKK; encoded by the coding sequence ATGTTTGCTTTCAAATCCTTACTTAATATGCCGCGCTTTGAGGCCATCGCTGTGGCCTTGGCTTTGGTGGCGGCAATGGGTTATACGATTATTTCGCTTGAATGGCTGCCGCATATGTCGATTGTGACGGCGATCGTGGTCTTGCTTTTGTACGGTTTGATGCGTGGCTTGAAATATCAAGACATGCAAAACGGTATGATCGGCGCGGTCGGGCAGGGCATGGGCGCGATTTATCTGTTTTTCTTTATCGGCCTGATGGTCAGCGCGCTGATGATGAGTGGTGCGATTCCGACGCTGATGTATTACGGTTTCGGATTGATTTCGCCGACTTATTTTTATTTCTCGGCGTTTGCGCTTTGCTCGATCATCGGTATTTCCATCGGCAGTAGTTTGACGACTTGTGCGACTGTCGGCGTGGCATTTATGGGTATGGCTGCTGCGTTTCATGCCGATATGGCGATGACGGCAGGTGCGATTGTGTCGGGTGCGTTCTTTGGCGATAAAATGTCGCCACTTTCCGATACGACCGGTATTTCCGCTTCGATTGTTGGCATTGATTTGTTCGAACACATCAAAAATATGATGTACACCACTGTGCCTGCGTGGTTGATCAGTGCGGCATTGATGTTGTGGCTCTTGCCCAATGTTGCCGCGCATGACATGAATAGCGTCGAGGCTTTCCGCGCGCAATTGGAAGCAACCGGTTTGGTGCATGCCTACTCGCTGATTCCGTTTGCTTTATTGGTTGTCCTCGCCCTGATGCGCGTCAATGCCATTGTGGCCATGTTGTTTACCGTTGTGGTGGCGCTGATTGTGACTTACTTCCACAGTACGCCTGATTTGAAACAGCTGGGCGCGTGGTTTTACAGCGGATACAAACTTGAAGGCGAAGCATTCAAAGACATTGCCCGCTTGATTTCGCGCGGTGGCTTAGAAAGCATGTTCTTTACGCAAACCATCGTGATACTCGGCATGAGCTTGGGCGGCCTGTTGTTCAGCATTGGTGTGATTCCGTCTTTGCTGGAAGCCATTCGTGCGTTCCTGACCAATGCCGGACGCGCTACTTTCAGCGTGGCCATGACATCGGTCGGCGTCAACTTCCTGATTGGCGAACAATATTTAAGTATCCTGCTTTCCGGCGAAACCTTTAAGCCGGTATATGACAAACTCGGCCTGCATTCGCGCAACCTTGCCCGTACGCTGGAAGATGCGGGTACGGTCATCAACCCGTTGGTGCCTTGGAGCGTCTGCGGCGTATTCATCAGCCATGCCTTGGGTGTGCCTGTTTGGGAATATCTGCCTTATGCCTTCTTCTGCTACTTGAGTTTGGCTCTGACGCTGGTGTTTGGCTGGACAGGGTTGACTTTGAGTAAAAAATAA
- a CDS encoding sugar MFS transporter, protein MSAHSQQNHTPALVVLTTLFFMMGFITCMNDILIPHLKDIFDLTYVQAMLIQFCFFTAYAIMSIPMGYLVGKIGYKNGVISGFVLTAIGCLLFYPAAGSHSYATFLGALFILASGVTLLQVAGNPYVTLLSKPGKESATLTLVQAFNSLGTTIAPQIGAFLILADATQTVSKAEQISSVQIPYLGLAGLLIILAVFVKMIRLPNANKIAEEESEHNHDGKHSVWQYRHLVFGAAGIFCYVGAEVSIGSLLVSVLGYLKGLDHASAAKYLSFYWGGAMVGRFLGSAIMAKIAPNRYLAFNATAAVALLGVAMLAGKASADVAMWALLAIGFFNSIMFPTIFSLATKGLGRFTSSASGVLCTAIVGGAVVPVVQGWAADTYGLMISFVVSAICYVYIVFFAIKGYKADE, encoded by the coding sequence ATGTCTGCGCATTCACAACAAAATCATACTCCTGCACTGGTTGTCCTAACCACACTCTTTTTCATGATGGGTTTCATTACCTGCATGAACGATATTTTGATTCCGCATTTGAAAGATATTTTCGACCTAACTTATGTTCAGGCGATGCTGATTCAATTCTGTTTCTTTACCGCTTATGCGATTATGTCGATTCCGATGGGCTATTTGGTCGGCAAAATCGGCTATAAAAACGGCGTGATTAGCGGCTTCGTATTGACCGCCATCGGCTGTCTGCTCTTCTATCCTGCAGCCGGTAGTCATTCTTATGCAACTTTTTTGGGTGCATTGTTTATTTTGGCTTCAGGTGTAACCCTGTTGCAAGTAGCGGGTAACCCTTATGTGACTTTGCTGTCCAAACCGGGTAAAGAATCTGCAACACTGACTTTGGTTCAGGCATTTAACTCTTTGGGTACGACCATTGCTCCGCAAATCGGCGCATTCCTGATTTTGGCTGATGCAACACAAACTGTCAGCAAAGCCGAGCAAATTTCTTCTGTTCAAATTCCATATTTAGGTTTGGCCGGTCTGCTGATTATTTTGGCTGTATTCGTCAAAATGATTCGTCTGCCTAACGCAAACAAAATTGCTGAAGAAGAGAGCGAACACAACCATGATGGCAAACACAGCGTATGGCAATACCGTCATTTGGTTTTTGGTGCGGCCGGTATTTTCTGTTATGTCGGTGCGGAAGTATCCATCGGTTCTTTATTGGTCAGCGTGTTGGGCTATCTGAAAGGTTTGGATCACGCATCTGCCGCGAAATATTTGTCGTTCTACTGGGGCGGTGCAATGGTCGGTCGCTTCTTAGGCTCTGCTATCATGGCAAAAATTGCGCCTAACCGCTATTTGGCATTTAACGCTACTGCTGCTGTTGCCTTGTTGGGCGTTGCTATGTTGGCAGGTAAAGCCAGTGCAGATGTTGCAATGTGGGCATTGTTGGCCATCGGCTTCTTCAATTCGATCATGTTCCCAACCATTTTCTCTTTGGCAACCAAAGGTCTGGGTCGATTTACCAGCAGCGCTTCCGGCGTATTGTGTACTGCGATTGTCGGCGGTGCGGTTGTGCCTGTGGTACAAGGTTGGGCAGCGGATACTTACGGTTTGATGATTTCTTTCGTTGTATCAGCGATTTGTTATGTCTATATCGTCTTCTTTGCTATAAAAGGCTACAAAGCTGATGAATAA
- a CDS encoding YqaA family protein, protein MPPLYAYLALIASAFTSATLLPGTSEAAYAAFVYQYPQHALGACLCAGLANGLGSMVSYYMGRMFPAKKRPSEKVLARIQRWGIWPLLFAWLPIIGDALPLAAGWLRLNALHCAIILITGKLLRYAMIYWGMNAVAG, encoded by the coding sequence ATGCCCCCTCTTTACGCTTACCTTGCCCTGATTGCTTCTGCTTTCACTTCAGCCACACTACTTCCGGGTACATCCGAGGCGGCATACGCCGCATTTGTGTACCAATATCCGCAACATGCCCTCGGCGCATGTTTGTGTGCCGGTTTGGCGAATGGCTTGGGCAGTATGGTTTCGTATTACATGGGCAGAATGTTTCCGGCCAAGAAAAGGCCGTCTGAAAAAGTATTGGCGCGTATACAAAGATGGGGGATTTGGCCGCTATTGTTCGCATGGTTGCCGATTATCGGCGATGCACTCCCCCTTGCCGCAGGCTGGCTCAGGCTCAATGCTTTGCATTGCGCCATCATTCTGATTACAGGCAAACTGCTGCGCTATGCCATGATTTATTGGGGAATGAACGCAGTTGCCGGATAA
- the nth gene encoding endonuclease III: MNKQIRQEIFERFRAANPHPTTELNFSSPFELLIAVLLSAQATDVGVNKATAKLFPVANTPQAMLDLGLDGVMEYTKTIGLYKTKSKHIMQTCRILLEKYNGEVPADREALESLPGVGRKTANVVLNTAFGQPVMAVDTHIFRVANRTKIAPGKDVREVEDKLMRFIPKEFLMDAHHWLILHGRYTCKALKPQCSKCLINDLCEYPAKM; the protein is encoded by the coding sequence ATGAACAAACAAATCCGCCAAGAAATTTTCGAGCGTTTCCGCGCTGCCAATCCTCATCCGACTACCGAGTTGAATTTCAGCTCGCCGTTTGAGCTGCTTATCGCCGTTTTATTGTCTGCGCAAGCAACTGATGTCGGCGTGAACAAAGCGACTGCCAAACTTTTTCCCGTTGCCAATACGCCGCAAGCTATGTTGGATTTGGGGTTGGACGGCGTGATGGAATACACCAAAACCATAGGCCTCTACAAAACCAAATCCAAACACATCATGCAGACATGCCGTATTTTGCTGGAGAAATACAACGGCGAAGTACCTGCTGACCGAGAGGCTTTGGAATCTTTGCCCGGTGTTGGCCGAAAAACCGCCAATGTGGTGTTGAACACTGCATTCGGGCAACCTGTTATGGCGGTCGATACCCATATTTTCCGTGTGGCCAACCGCACCAAAATCGCGCCCGGCAAGGATGTGCGCGAAGTTGAAGACAAGCTGATGCGCTTTATTCCCAAAGAATTTTTGATGGATGCCCATCATTGGTTGATTTTGCACGGCCGTTATACATGTAAGGCTTTGAAACCGCAATGCAGCAAATGTTTGATTAATGATTTGTGCGAATATCCGGCAAAAATGTAA
- the putA gene encoding bifunctional proline dehydrogenase/L-glutamate gamma-semialdehyde dehydrogenase PutA codes for MFNFAFPTQTPLRQAVTDAYRRDEIEAVQDMLQRAQMTDEERNAASELARRLVTQVRSSRTKASGVDALMHEFSLSSEEGVALMCLAEALLRIPDNATRDRLIADKISEGNWKSHLNNSPSLFVNAAAWGLLITGKLTATNDKQMSSALSRLISKGGAPLIRQGVNYAMRLLGKQFVTGQTIEEALQNGKEREKMGYRFSFDMLGEAAYTEEDANRYYNDYVQAIHAIGKDAAGQGVYEGNGISVKLSAIHPRYSRAQHERVMSELLPRLKELFLLGKKYDIGINIDAEEANRLELSLDLMEALVSDPDLAGYKGIGFVVQAYQKRCPFVIDYLIDLARRNNQKLMIRLVKGAYWDSEVKWAQVDGMEGYPTYTRKVHTDISYLACARKLLDAQDAVFPQFATHNAYTLGAIYQMGKGKDFEHQCLHGMGETLYDQVVGPQNLGRRVRVYAPVGTHETLLAYLVRRLLENGANSSFVNQIVDENISIDRLIKSPFDTIAEQGIHLHPALPLPRDLYGKNRLNSQGVDFSNENVLQNLQEKLNQASSEDFHAASIVNGEARNVGEAQPVRNPADHNDVVGTVSFADAALAQEAIGAAVAALPEWSAKPASERADCLRRFADLLEQHTPALMMLAVREAGKTLNNAVAEVREAVDFCRYYANEAENTLPKDAKAVGAIVAISPWNFPLAIFTGEVVSALAAGNTVIAKPAEQTSLIATYAVSLMHQAGIPTSALQLVLGAGDVGSALTGDARIGGVIFTGSTEVARLINKALSKRDDSPVLIAETGGQNAMIVDSTALPEQVCLDVLNSAFDSAGQRCSALRILCVQEDVADKMINIIKGAMDELVVGKPTQLTTDIGPVIDAEAQQNLLAHINKMKGVAKAYHEIKTAADVDDNNSTFVRPILFELNNLNELQREVFGPVLHVVRYRASELDQLIDQINAKGYALTSGVHSRIEGTVDHIRDRIEAGNIYVNRNIVGAVVGVQPFGGHGLSGTGPKAGGSFYLQRLVRTPEWVAPTLSRIGQADEDALKRLETLVHKLPFNAEEKKAAAAALGHARVRTLRKAETVLVGPTGERNSLSWRSPKRVWVHGGNLLQAFSALTELAAAGIQTVVEPNSPLASYSADLDGLLQVNSKPENAGISHVAAIEPLSSERKQELAGRDGALIRILPSEQGLDILQVFEEISCSINTTAAGGNASLMAVAD; via the coding sequence ATGTTTAACTTCGCTTTTCCAACACAAACTCCTCTGCGTCAAGCTGTAACTGATGCCTACCGCCGCGATGAAATCGAGGCTGTTCAGGATATGTTGCAACGTGCACAGATGACCGACGAAGAGCGCAATGCCGCCTCCGAGCTTGCCCGTCGTTTGGTTACCCAAGTCCGCTCCAGCCGCACCAAAGCAAGCGGCGTAGATGCCTTGATGCACGAATTCTCTCTCTCCAGTGAAGAAGGTGTTGCACTGATGTGTCTGGCCGAAGCCTTGCTGCGTATTCCGGACAATGCAACCCGCGACCGCCTGATTGCCGACAAAATCTCCGAAGGCAACTGGAAAAGCCACTTGAACAACAGCCCTTCCCTCTTCGTTAACGCGGCCGCATGGGGTCTGCTGATTACCGGCAAACTGACCGCGACAAACGACAAACAGATGAGTTCCGCATTGAGCCGTCTGATCAGCAAAGGCGGCGCGCCTCTGATCCGTCAAGGTGTGAACTACGCCATGCGCCTGTTGGGCAAACAGTTCGTAACCGGCCAAACCATTGAAGAAGCGCTGCAAAACGGTAAAGAGCGCGAGAAAATGGGTTACCGCTTCTCTTTCGATATGTTGGGTGAAGCCGCATACACCGAAGAAGATGCCAACCGCTACTACAACGACTACGTTCAAGCCATTCACGCCATCGGTAAAGATGCCGCAGGCCAAGGCGTTTACGAAGGCAACGGTATCTCCGTTAAACTTTCCGCCATCCACCCACGCTACTCACGCGCCCAACACGAACGCGTTATGAGCGAATTGTTGCCACGCCTGAAAGAATTGTTCCTTTTGGGTAAAAAATACGATATCGGTATCAACATCGATGCCGAAGAAGCTAACCGTCTCGAATTGTCTTTGGACTTGATGGAAGCTTTGGTTTCCGATCCTGACTTGGCCGGCTACAAAGGTATCGGTTTCGTTGTTCAAGCCTACCAAAAACGTTGCCCGTTCGTTATCGACTATCTGATCGACCTGGCACGCCGCAACAACCAAAAACTGATGATCCGTTTGGTGAAAGGCGCATACTGGGACAGCGAAGTGAAATGGGCTCAAGTAGACGGCATGGAAGGCTATCCGACTTACACCCGTAAAGTCCACACCGACATCTCCTACCTCGCCTGCGCACGCAAACTCTTGGATGCGCAAGATGCCGTGTTCCCACAATTTGCCACCCACAACGCCTATACTTTGGGCGCAATCTACCAAATGGGTAAAGGCAAAGACTTCGAACACCAATGTCTGCACGGCATGGGCGAAACCCTGTACGACCAAGTGGTCGGCCCGCAAAACTTAGGCCGCCGCGTACGCGTGTATGCCCCGGTCGGCACACACGAAACCCTGCTTGCCTACTTGGTACGCCGTCTGTTGGAAAACGGTGCGAACTCTTCTTTCGTGAACCAAATCGTTGACGAAAACATCAGCATCGACCGCCTGATTAAGAGCCCGTTCGACACCATCGCCGAACAAGGCATCCACCTGCATCCGGCATTGCCTCTGCCGCGCGATTTGTATGGCAAAAACCGTCTGAACTCCCAAGGCGTCGATTTCAGCAACGAAAACGTATTGCAAAACCTGCAAGAAAAACTCAACCAAGCTTCTTCCGAAGACTTCCACGCCGCTTCTATCGTCAATGGCGAAGCGCGTAACGTGGGCGAAGCTCAACCCGTCCGCAACCCTGCAGACCACAACGATGTTGTCGGCACTGTCAGCTTTGCCGATGCAGCCTTGGCTCAAGAAGCTATTGGTGCAGCCGTTGCCGCCCTGCCGGAGTGGAGCGCCAAACCTGCTTCAGAACGCGCCGACTGCCTGCGCCGTTTTGCCGATTTGTTGGAACAACACACGCCTGCATTGATGATGCTGGCCGTCCGCGAAGCCGGTAAAACCCTGAACAACGCCGTTGCCGAAGTACGCGAAGCCGTTGACTTCTGCCGCTACTATGCCAACGAAGCTGAGAACACCCTGCCTAAAGATGCCAAAGCTGTCGGCGCAATCGTTGCCATCAGCCCATGGAACTTCCCATTGGCCATCTTTACCGGCGAAGTGGTTTCTGCATTGGCAGCCGGTAACACCGTTATCGCCAAACCTGCCGAACAAACCAGCCTGATTGCTACTTACGCAGTTTCCCTGATGCATCAAGCTGGTATTCCGACTTCTGCGCTGCAACTCGTACTCGGCGCAGGCGATGTCGGCTCTGCCCTGACCGGCGATGCCCGCATCGGCGGCGTGATCTTTACCGGTTCTACCGAAGTAGCGCGCCTGATCAACAAAGCCCTGTCCAAACGCGACGACAGCCCTGTCCTGATTGCCGAGACCGGCGGTCAAAACGCGATGATCGTGGACTCTACCGCCCTGCCGGAACAAGTCTGCCTCGACGTATTGAACTCTGCCTTCGACAGCGCGGGCCAACGTTGTTCCGCCCTGCGTATCTTGTGTGTTCAAGAAGATGTTGCCGATAAAATGATCAACATCATCAAAGGCGCAATGGACGAGCTGGTTGTCGGCAAACCGACCCAACTGACCACAGACATCGGCCCTGTCATCGATGCTGAAGCCCAACAAAACCTGTTGGCCCACATCAACAAAATGAAAGGCGTAGCAAAGGCTTACCACGAAATCAAAACTGCCGCCGACGTTGATGACAACAACTCTACCTTCGTTCGTCCAATCCTGTTTGAATTGAATAACCTGAACGAGTTGCAACGCGAAGTGTTCGGTCCTGTACTGCACGTTGTCCGCTACCGCGCCAGCGAATTGGATCAACTCATCGACCAAATCAACGCCAAAGGCTATGCTCTGACCAGCGGTGTACACAGCCGTATCGAAGGCACTGTCGACCATATCCGCGACCGCATCGAAGCCGGTAACATCTACGTTAACCGCAACATCGTTGGTGCTGTTGTCGGCGTACAACCTTTCGGCGGTCACGGCTTGTCCGGTACCGGTCCAAAAGCAGGCGGTTCATTCTATCTGCAACGCCTGGTTCGTACTCCTGAATGGGTTGCCCCAACCCTCAGCCGAATCGGTCAAGCAGACGAAGACGCACTCAAACGTTTGGAAACCCTGGTTCACAAACTGCCGTTTAACGCAGAAGAGAAAAAAGCCGCAGCCGCAGCTTTGGGTCACGCCCGCGTCCGTACCCTGCGCAAAGCCGAAACCGTATTGGTCGGTCCGACCGGCGAACGCAACTCATTGAGCTGGCGCTCTCCAAAACGTGTTTGGGTACATGGCGGCAATCTGCTGCAAGCCTTCTCTGCCCTGACCGAGCTGGCAGCCGCAGGCATCCAAACCGTTGTTGAGCCTAACAGCCCGTTGGCTTCCTACTCAGCCGATTTGGACGGTTTGTTGCAAGTCAACAGCAAACCTGAAAACGCAGGCATCAGCCATGTTGCCGCTATCGAGCCTTTGAGCAGCGAGCGCAAACAAGAGTTGGCCGGCCGCGACGGTGCGCTCATCCGCATCCTGCCTTCCGAACAAGGTCTGGACATCCTGCAAGTATTTGAAGAAATTTCTTGCAGTATCAATACTACCGCTGCCGGTGGTAACGCCAGCCTGATGGCAGTTGCCGACTAA
- a CDS encoding alpha/beta fold hydrolase codes for MAKIILLHGLHMHSWVMRPLAYLLEQEGFEVVLFDYCSVLHSMNRHVEDLARWIDENHADETLHFVGHSLGGLVLRNFAAAYPDKVSGRIVTMGTPHQGSRAAQRVLNLGLQKPVLGGSYKGALDGSMPELPEGVELGSIAGNKPYGLGRVLGLHGEHDGTVLVSETHCPNMRDHVVLPVSHSGMLFNRKTVEQVVAFLHDGRFKKQ; via the coding sequence ATGGCCAAAATCATTTTGCTGCATGGCTTGCACATGCATTCGTGGGTCATGAGACCGCTGGCGTATTTGCTGGAACAAGAAGGTTTTGAAGTTGTGCTGTTCGATTATTGCAGTGTGTTGCACTCAATGAATCGGCATGTTGAGGACTTGGCGCGATGGATTGATGAGAACCATGCTGATGAAACGCTGCACTTTGTCGGCCATAGTTTGGGCGGGTTGGTCTTACGCAATTTTGCAGCGGCATATCCGGATAAAGTCAGCGGCCGTATCGTTACCATGGGTACGCCGCATCAAGGCAGCCGTGCCGCGCAACGTGTGCTCAATTTGGGTTTGCAAAAGCCGGTATTGGGCGGCTCTTACAAAGGGGCATTGGACGGCAGTATGCCTGAGTTGCCAGAGGGTGTTGAGCTGGGCAGTATCGCCGGTAACAAACCGTATGGTCTGGGCCGTGTTTTAGGTTTGCATGGCGAACATGATGGTACGGTTTTGGTCAGCGAAACGCATTGTCCGAATATGCGCGATCATGTCGTTTTACCTGTCAGCCATAGCGGTATGCTGTTCAACCGTAAAACGGTCGAACAAGTAGTGGCATTTTTACATGATGGACGTTTTAAAAAGCAATAA